In Vicinamibacteria bacterium, the sequence CTGCAGGACTTCAAGACTTGGCTTGCAAAGCACAAGAACGCCATCCCTCTCGAGCCCACGTCGCCGGGGCCTAGCGTTGCTTGAACGCGACGCTTACTGCTGTTTCTAACTCACCTTCTTGAGCCGGTACGTGTCAACGAATATGAGACAGCCGCTGCCGGCATTTACTGAGTGCCCTCGGAACTGCCGGGAGCGGGTCCTGGCATTCCCTACGGAGTAGTACATCCTAGGGTAGAGCGCCGCGATGAACTGAGCCTGCCCACTTGTCCGGGCGCCCTGAACTGGTGTAATTGTGGCTGGGTCGGCTCCGGCGCCGGACCGGGTCATTTGCCCGGCTTCAGATCCGCGGACCAGGTCTTCTCGCCCCAGGCGAAGGTCAGGATGGCGCCGTTCCCCGAGGAGCTCAGGCTCATCGTGAACGAATCGACCGCCGGGTTTGCGGTACCTGCCTTCATCGACCCTCGGGCGACCTCCTTGTCGGCGATCCCGGGAATCTTCTTCGCCGGGTCAGGCGCATACCCTTCATTGTGGGGCCATAGCCTCTTGGCCTCAGCCTCTGCGAAGGAAACGCCAAAAAACTTGCCCAAGGCGCCGAGCTCTATCCCTAGGTCTGAGTTCAGGATCAAGGACCAGTCACCCGTAGCCGGTGCGTAGACATAGACCGAGTACGTGCCTGCGGGCACGTTCTTGCCTCCCACGGAAAGAGGGCCCGCGGTTGTGAGGGTCGTGAGCTCGTTTGCGCCCGTCCTCCACACGCGATCCGCCGGTAACTGCGCGATCAAGGAATCGATGGTGCGACCCTTGAGTTCGGCCCGTCCATACTCCACGGTAACTTTCTTGCCGCCCACAACTGCTTCAGCCGTTCCCCGCGCCGCGGCCTGCTGCGCATTCACGACGCTACAGAGGGAAGCCATGACGACGAAATAGACAGCGACGTGCTTCATCAGAAGACTCCTTTGAAGGGTTTGACACTTCACAATTGATCGGAGACGACCGCTTGTCGAATCCGCTGCGCGCCGCGTCGAATCTCACTCCCCCGCCGTTCCGTATCGGACCATGAGGACGCCGGCACCGTATGGGAGTCCGGCAATACCAACGCCTTTCAGCATGCTGCCGGGCCAAATCCATCTGTCCCCCCGCAAAATAGGCATCGGCGGCACTCGGAGACTCCCCTCAGCTACTGAAGCCGGTCGGAGGCACATAGGTCATGAGATCTGCTCATCGGTGACCATCTCGGCATCCATGCCGAGGGAACAAGGCAGCCCCGGAAGAGCCTGACCGCAGAGCCAGCTCACGTCTCTAGACCGTCTTTGCACCGCTTCGATATCCCATCCCTTGAACGCCTACTACACAGTGCGTCCAGTCTACTACAGCCACCGTTGCCGAAGAAATGGTTTTCGAGCTCTGAGCGCGTGCGCGTGGCGGGCCGCCACTCTCCATTCCCCGGGGCCGGGCAGGAGACTGCCAAGCAGTTTACGGCCCGTTCGTTGCTGATCTCCTGGAGACTACGCCTTGACGACGAAACAACAGGCTGTATGCGCCACCGTTCCAAAGACGGCCCACAGGAGCACTGCGCCAAAAGCGATGGTCAGCGCCACGCTCGCTGAGCGCCACGTCGGTTGAGGCTGAGCCCCCAACCGGGCCAGACGATGGCTTAGGAATGACGAGGCTGTCGCTTGGAGCATGAACGCCCTTCCGGGATTCGCGAGCTTCGCGAGCGCAGACACCAAGTCCCCCCCGCAGGCGCTCTGAATGACGG encodes:
- a CDS encoding DUF2911 domain-containing protein; the encoded protein is MKHVAVYFVVMASLCSVVNAQQAAARGTAEAVVGGKKVTVEYGRAELKGRTIDSLIAQLPADRVWRTGANELTTLTTAGPLSVGGKNVPAGTYSVYVYAPATGDWSLILNSDLGIELGALGKFFGVSFAEAEAKRLWPHNEGYAPDPAKKIPGIADKEVARGSMKAGTANPAVDSFTMSLSSSGNGAILTFAWGEKTWSADLKPGK